A part of Haliotis asinina isolate JCU_RB_2024 chromosome 10, JCU_Hal_asi_v2, whole genome shotgun sequence genomic DNA contains:
- the LOC137298955 gene encoding uncharacterized protein: MFPIVCLLLSLIGLCNGQIPVQANCPSGEDILRCKGEYVNELQGTIVNPLEEIYTTNTYFIKPMEWTYYETQQVCRFKDKYINYLLCAIELRRRCMLQDQRLVLMARARIEQSLNYLCSTYKCDECSKIYCDHCSADRIFQFECAQRMIPKVRQCMGEYETIPHHSTTPDIEKRQWEFQNYTCKVINTYRSCIINAHNSCGFYSKNITVWVSLFARPYICSATTQTASVVLILGLMLSAFIHKIC; the protein is encoded by the exons ATGTTTCCGATCGTGTGTCTGCTGTTGTCTCTTATAG GGCTGTGTAATGGTCAGATCCCAGTGCAGGCCAACTGCCCATCTGGCGAGGACATCCTGCGCTGCAAAGGGGAATATGTGAATGAGTTACAGGGGACTATCGTCAACCCCCTCGAGGAGATTTACACCACCAACACATACTTCATCAAACCCATGGAATGGACATATTATGAAACACAGCAAGTATGCAG GTTCAAGGACAAGTACATAAACTATCTGCTGTGCGCAATAGAACTGCGCAGACGATGCATGCTGCAGGACCAGCGACTGGTGTTAATGGCTCGAGCCCGGATCGAGCAGTCCCTCAACTATTTATGCAGCACCTACAAGTGTGATGAATGCTCAAAGATCTATTGTGACCACTGCTCTGCCGATAGAA TTTTCCAGTTCGAGTGCGCACAGCGGATGATACCCAAGGTGAGGCAATGCATGGGAGAGTACGAGACGATTCCTCATCACTCAACAACCCCGGACATCGAGAAACGACAATGGGAGTTTCAGAATTACACGTGCAA GGTGATCAACACGTACCGCAGCTGCATCATCAACGCCCACAACTCCTGCGGCTTCTACAGTAAAAACATAACGGTGTGGGTATCGCTGTTCGCTAGACCCTACATCTGTTCAGCCACAACGCAGACTGCCTCCGTTGTGTTGATACTTGGCCTAATGCTCTCAGCTTTCATTCATAAAATCTGTTAA